In Mucilaginibacter sp. KACC 22063, the genomic stretch ACTACATGGAAAGCCCTGCTGGCAATTGTTGGGCAGCAATCCTGCTTTGATGCCTGTCACCAGTTTCACCATTGGCATTGATACGCCCGAAGTAATTATTGAAAAAGTGAAGCAGGCCGAGGCTTGTAAAGTAATTAAGGTGAAGCTTGGCCGGGATAGCGATAAAGAATTGATCAGTACCATACGTACTGTAACCGATAAGCCATTATATGTAGATGCCAACCAGGGTTGGACTGATTTGCAGCAAAGCCTTGAAATGACTTATTGGTTGCAGGAGCAGGGCGTTGAGCTGATTGAGCAACCCATGCTTAAAACAGACTTTGATAGCAATGCCTGGCTAACCGAACGCAGCCCTGTACCTATTATTGCCGATGAAGCCTGCCAGCGCCTGGCCGATGTTCCCCAGGTTGCCGGAGCATATCATGGTATCAACATCAAACTCATGAAATCGGCAGGGATGCATGAGGCACACCTGATGATACAAAAAGCACGCGAACTTGGCTTAAAAATACTGATAGGCTGTATGAGCGAAACCAGTTGCGCTACCTTAGCCGCAGCAGCACTTGCCCCGCAGTGCGATTGGGCCGACCTTGACGGCCCATTGCTTACAAGCAATAATCCGTTTATTATGCCGGGTTTTGCCGACGGAAAGTGGCAATTAAGTGATGCCGCAGGACTGGGCTTGCAGTTATTATAACTATAACGACGACTTAATTAACCAGTAATTTGTAGCCCCTACCATGTACATTAATGATCTCCACTTCAGGGTCGTCTTTAAGGTATTTACGGATCTTGCTTAAAAACACATCCATGCTGCGGCCATTAAAATAGTTGTCGTCATGCCAGATGTTCAGTAGCGCTTCTTCGCGGGTGAGTACTTCGTTTTTGTGCAGGCAAAGCAGGCGCAGTAATTCGGCTTCTTTGGTTGATAGTTTTTGCTGATGATCCTGCGTGGTGATCATTTGCTGCGTATAATCAAAGTTATATTTCCCTATTTCAAAAAAGCTTTGTTTGGGCTCCTCTTTTACCTCGCTACCGGCAACACGTTTAAGCAGGGCGTTAATACGCAGCAGCAACTCTTCTATCCGGAATGGTTTGGTAATGTAATCATCGCCTCCAAGGCTAAATGCTTGGGTTTTATCTTCGATCATTGCTTTGGCTGTAGCAAAAATAATGGGTATCTGCTGGTTGATCTTCCTGATCTCCTTACCCAGGGTAAAGCCATCCTTTTTAGGCATCATTACATCTAATATCACCAGCTCATAGGTGTCTTTTGTAAATGCCTTAAGCCCCTCGTCGCCATCTTTGCATAACACAACATCAAACTTACCCTTTAACTGCAAATAATCTTGTAGCAGTAACCCCAGGTTGGGGTCGTCTTCAACCAGTAATATTTTTTTCATCTTATTTATCAGGCAAGTGGAAACCTTAATTCAAACTCTGATCCTTTATCTTTTTCTGAGCGTACCGTTATGCTGCCGTTAAGGCGCTTAACAATAGTGCTTACATAGCTTAGCCCAAGGCCAAAGCCTTTCACATCATGCAGATTACCGGTTGGTACCCGGTAAAACTGCTCAAATATTTTGGCTTGCTGGTCACGTGTCATTCCTATGCCCTCATCAGCTACTTTGATAATCAACTGCCCGCTACGGTTTAATGTACTGATGGTGATTTTAGGCGCATCTTTACTGTATTTAAGCGCATTATCAATCAGGTTATAAAGCACGTTTGACAAATGCAGTTCATCTGCATTCACAACAGCGTTCTCCGAATCGAGGTGCATGGTAGTTTCTGCGTTATACTTTTGCAGTTTCAGTTCCATGCTATCGAGCACGGTGGATACCATTTCGTTCACATCAACAGGCCTTACTTCCAGCTTAAAGTCGTTTTTCTCTATACGGGCTATGTTCAGCACCCGCTCTATATGGCTGCCTAAACGGGCATTTTCTTCATAAATAATGCCTGCCAGCTTTGATACACGGTTTTTATCCTGGGCAATCTCTTCATCGCGAAGCGCCTCGCTGGCAATCATAATGGTTGATACCGGCGTTTTAAACTCGTGCGTCATGTTATTGATGAAATCGGTTTTCATTTCCGATATCTTCTTCTGTCTCAATATCGAATAAATGGTATAGCCGAAACAAAGTACCAGTACAAACATCAACGCACCGCTGGTGGCCATAGTATACGTCATGCGGCTAAGCAAAAACGAGCTTTTTTCCGGAAAGGTGATCCTGATCTTGCCCGGATCATTCACTACCTCTTTATTAAATATGGCTGTTTCGTAGGTATTTGCCGGCAAAAACTTTGGCTGCTCGCCGGTATTTAATGCCCGTTGAAAAATAAGCGAATCATTAGTGGCGGTGGTTACCTCGTAACTAAACGGCAGGTTAATGCCCTTATTGCGCAGCTCGAAATGCAGTACAGAATCTATCCATACCGAGTCGATGCGTTTGGTAAGCGGTTTTCCTGTGTGCTGATATTCTTCCGCTATACTTTGTATAACGCTTCTTTGGCTGCCCTGCCCCTGTTTCAGGTTCTCGATAGAGTCAGTAGCCAGCATACGTTTCACCTGTCTTATCTGGCGTTGTTTCTGTTTACGGTCCTGCTCGCGCTGCCACAAAGGGTTTATTTGCGGAATGGTAATGGTTTGCCTGCCAAATTGCGGATCTGTGTACTGATACGTCAGGGTATCATATTTGTTAAGCTTTAAAGGCCGTTTAAGCATTACCTGTTTCTGCGGGATGCTTACAATTTCGGGGGTTAAACGCTGGTGTACAATCCCAAATTCATCGGTAAACTCATCAACACGTATCCTGAAGTTAACCGAACCTGCAATATTGTTCAGCTCTTCATCCATTTTGTTCCGCATAATAATATGCTTCAAACTATCGCGCAGCATGGCAATATGCTTTTCGCGTTCGGTTTGCTTTTTACGTATGGTTAAGCTGTCGGCCTCAGGATTATCGCCGGTTGGCGTATCAAGTGTACTTTTATGTATGCTTTTTACAATTAGACGGTAATTACGTTTCTGTAACTCCTGCTCATCATTAAAGCGGGCTTTTTCATTTAAAAAATTAACGGCATCAACACGCGCAACCTTATCAACTACATTGTTGAGTACTTCGTTTACAGAGCGGTCAAACAAGGCAGATTGCATTACGTATGACTGCCTCAGAAAATACAATTGCATAGCCATTACGCCCAGCAGCGCAAACCCCATCAACCCCGTAATTAAAACTATACTTCTTTTACTCATCCAGGTAACAAAAATATTTCAAATTAGCCGACCTGTAGCAGCTTTAACACTTTTTAACATATTTTAGCAGGGTAATAGTTGATTGAACATCAGCCCATTACTACATTTGATTCTCAAACCCTATTTACCATGAATGTAAAGAAAATCACCACTATGCCCGGCTTCGAGCTGCTGTTTGCAGTAAGCATTGCAGCTATATTTATATTGCCCTCAACCGTATTCGCCCAGGATACCAGAAACCTGGAAATTTCTATTATGAACGGCGATACCGTAATTAACGGCAGAAATATTAAAGATATGAACAGCCGCGAGCGGGAAGCCGCCTTGCGCGACATCAACAAAATAAAGATGCCTCGTAACCGCCTGCGTTTAAGAAAGATGGAAGATCCCGGATTAGCGCCTATTGACAGTGTTGAGCGCAGTTATGTGATGGGCGACCGCAATATAAAACAGACGACGGTAGATTTCTTCATTGAACGCCCTGATGTAATCACCGATACTGCTATAGCCCTGGCTCCGGGACGGGAACATAACAGAATGAGGATACGTGAGCGAAGAGGCATGCCTATGAGAAGGTTCCTACCACGCAACATGCAGAAGTTTACATTTGAAAACACAGATAACAATGGTGTTACCACTACGGTACACTATACCGTGAGTGAAGGCAGGCAGGCCTGGAGGCATGAAATTGATGGCGAAGCTAAAAATGCCGATGAAAAGAATGAGCTAACCCTGTCAAACATCCGTATGCTGGCTGATTTTAGTTCAGGAAAAACAACTTTAATGTTCGATTTGCCAGCTAAAACTTTAGCAACAGCAGAATTAACTGATAGCGAAGGTAAAGTGATTTTTAACGAGAAGGTAAGCGGTGGCCTGTTTAACAGAAGCTTCGCCCTGCCTTTAAATGGCTTTTATCAGCTGAAGGTGAAACAAGGCGGTAAAACTGCTGTAAAGGAAATCTATAAGGAAAATTGATTTTAGAGACCCGGGCGAGAAATCAGATACCAGTAAACCAAAACGGCACCTGAAATAGGTGCCGTTTTGGTTATAAAAAATATTAGGGAAGCAATCTTTTTTCTCGCTTCTTGTATCTTGTTTCACGTTCTGATTTAGAACGGTAAATCGTCATCATCTGGTGCCGAGCTCAGGTCAACCGGTGGGGCATATTCTGGTGCAGGTGCGCTGCCGGCGCCGCCAATTACGTTAACTTTCCATAATTGTAATGTATTGAAATAGCTCTTTTTACCTGTTCTGTCGGTCCATGGGCGGCCCTTCAGGTTAAAAGAAACTTCAACGTTATCGCCCTCGCGTACGTTATCCAGCAAATTGCAACGGTCCTGAATTGCCTCAAATTTGATATACTCAGGGTACTGAGGATTTTCTATATATTCTAAAATAAGTTCTCGCTTTTTAAGAGTCTCGGTTACCTGCATAGTAGCAGATACTTCGTGTACTTTGCCTTTAATATCCATGTATCAAGTATTTAAGCTGTAAAGTTATAAATTTTTAATTCATAAATTTGCCCAACTGATGCAAGTTTTCCAAACAGAAAGTAAAATAATTATCACCTGCAATAAGCGGCTTTCCCCTTATTTACAGCAGGAGGTAACAGAGCTGGGTTTTGATATAAAACGCAGTTTTTTAACGGGAGTTGAGCTTTACGGCACCGTTAACGAGTGTATTACACTTAACCTTAACCTACGCACCGCCAGCCAGGTATTATATCATTTAAAAAGCTTTACGGCTAAAGACCCGCAAGAACTTTATGATAACCTGGTGCAGATAGCGTGGGAAGATCTTATTGATTTTGCAGGCTATTTTTCCGTTACGTCAAACGTAAATAACGAGCATATCCGCACACCGCTTTTTGCTAACGTAAAGGTGAAAGATGCTGTTGCAGACCGGTTGAAAGAGAAAAAAGGCATCAGGCCAAACTCGGGTCCCGAGCTTAATAAAACCGTAATACACCTTTACTGGCAGGATGACCGCGCCGATATATATATAGATACATCGGGCGAAACACTGGCCAAACACAGCTACCGTAAAATACCGGGGAAAGCGCCAATGCTGGAGGCGCTGGCCGCATCAACCATTATGGCTACCGGTTGGGACAGAAAAAGCACATTCATTAACCCAATGTGTGGTTCTGGAACGCTGGCTATTGAGGCTGCACTGCTGGCCACAGATAAAAGCCCGGGCTTTTTCAGGATGAACTATGGCTTTATGCACTTATTAGGATACGATGAACAGATATTCTTTGCCGAACGCCGCACTTTGAAAGATAAAGCCGTTAAAGAACTGAACTTTAAGATTATTGCTACCGATATCTCTGAAGATGCGGTTGAAATATCGCGCAAAAACGCACGCACTGCCGGTGTAGAACATTTAATTGATTTTGCTGTTTGTGATTTTGCCGACACCCAGGTGCCCGAAACGCCGGGCGTTGTAATGTTTAACCCCGAATATGGCGAGCGTTTAGGTACGCATACCAAACTTGAGGCAACATATAAGCGCATAGGTGATTTTCTGAAACAAAATTGCCGCGGATATAAAGGATATGTATTTACCGGAAACCCTGACCTGGCCAAACGCGTTGGGCTTAGTGCAGCGCGCAGGATAGAATTTTATAACGGTAAACTGGACTGCCGCCTGCTGGAATATGAATTGTATGACGGCAGTAAAAGACAACCCAAAACAGATTAATTAAATGAAAAAGCTATTTATGCTACTGGCAGTGGTTTTTACAACCACTGCTGCAATGGCACAAAAAACACTCGATTATCCTTACCAGGGCGGGCAAGAGGCCATGAACCAGTTTTTTAATAATAACTTTGTTCCCTCTGCCGAGATTAAACAAGCACGGGCCGCAGGTACAGTTACCTTAAAATTTACTGCCGACCCTAAAGGCGCGATCAAAAAAATAATTGTTTATTACGCTGATGATCTTAGCCTGGTACAGCCTGTTGCCGACCTGATTAAGAAAACCGACAAAAAGTGGATTATTTTTGACGGCGAAAAGATGCATGATTATATTATCACCTTTGCCATTAGCTACAATACGCCTCAAACCGGAGCTGCAACTGCCAATAAAGCTTACACCACATTTTACGCCAGGCGCACCCCAATATTTACAAATAATCAGGTACCGCTGGATATGGCTACCTTGTTACCTACCGTTGCATTAAAGTACGACCTTAACTAAAAGGTAATAACAACCGATAAAAACTTTCGAAGTCTGTACTTTTAGTTACAGACTTTTTCAATTAACTTTATTTTCAAGTTGAATTAACAAAAAATATACACACAGTACAGTCGGCATGTTGTTTTGCGAATTAAAAGTTATAAAAAATCTTATTTTGGTTTTTTTATAAAGTTTATCTATATATTGCAGAAGATTATCGAACAATGTTACCGTGATTTGCGTTAAAGCTATCTGGCCATCAACCGTACATCTATTAAAAAAATATTATTAATGAACATTTTTGTAGGAAGTCTTTCTTACCAGTTGAAAGAAGAAGACTTAAGGAATCTTTTCGAGCCTTATGGCGAAGTAAGCACAGCTAAATTAATTATTGATCGCGAAACCGGCAGAAGTAAAGGTTTCGGTTTTGTGGAGATCGAGGATGATGAGGCAGCACAGAAAGCAATTGACGGATTAAACGGAACAGAAGTTGGCGGCAGAACTATTGCTGTAAGCCAGGCAGAAAACCGTAAATCAAATGATCGCCCTCAGCGTGGTGGCGGTGGCTTTGGTGGTGGTAACAGAGGCGGCGGCGGCGGTTTTAACCGTGGCGGCGGCGGTGGTTACAACCGCGGTGGCAACAGTGGTGGTGGCGGCGGTTATTCAAGAGGCGACCGTTACTAAAAATATAAAAGCACCGGTTTTTTGCCGGTGCTTTAATTTTTAACCTAAATCTTACTTCCCTCCGTAATTTGTCTTTTACTGACGAAATAAGATTTCTATTATTTTTATTTTTCTAAAGCAATGCTGCTTATTATAAAGCTGCAATACTTGCTTTTAAAGCAGTTACATCTGCATTAGGGCTTTTGGTTGATTCAAATACTGTTTTAGAATCGTGGTTGTCGCCATAGTAAGATTTAACAGCGCTTTTATCAATTGATATGTTTGCACCGTTTATGCTGATACCTGCAAACAAACCCTTGCTGCGTGAATAAGAATAAACTTCTGCATCAAGTTTGTAATCGGTATTTGCACTTGTGCTTCGGCCAACCGGGCCTGCTGCTGCTGATATATCACCGCCGATAGTAAAGTCGCCGTTTTCTACTTTGCTTAATACAGCACGGTGCTTAAATACAAGTACCAGATCTACTGCCTGTACACCAGCTTGTAAACCAATACTACCGCCAGTTAGGGTAACAAATACCGGATTGCTCCAGCCGCTTTCATGCTTTACTAATGCAACGCCTTTTCCGCGTTTGCCTGCCAGTACAAAACCACCGTTCAGCATTTTTGGGATAATTAAGATACCTTCTGCATTTTTAAGCAGCTCGGCAGGTATCCCCTCTTTCATTTGTGCAAAATCATGCATCACTCTGGTTGATTTTTGAATGCGTTCCTGCTCTGTGCTGATTTTAGTAGCCGATGTTAGTACAAACAGCACACTTAATAAAGCAGGAATAGCAAGTAATTTAAATGTTCTCATGGTTAAAATATTTAACTTGTTAAAGATGTATTGTTACAACAGTAACAGTAGGTTGTGGTTTTGAAAAAATATTCTTTCATATTATATAAAATATTTAATAGCCGTAGCTGTGCTGATGTTTTATGCTAAGCCTATGTTAACAAAGCAGGGCTTAGTAACACATAAATTGCGCTTAATTTATAATTGCTTAACACGGGCGTAATTTTAAGAACAACTTGCAACGCTTCATTTGCTGTGATTTAATCCATGCTGATGAAACGCCTCTATTCCCTATTAATTTTACTATCCTTTTTATGTACGGCCCGCGCGTTTGCGGGTGGCATTATCAAAGGTATTATTGTAGATAAAAAGACCGGCGAACCGCTGATCGGAGCTACAGTAACACTCGAAAAAGAATCAAATCACCACAAAATCTCAACAAGTGTGGGCCTTGATGGCAGCTTCTCCTTTAAAAATCTGGCGCCCGGCGCTTATGAGGTTGAGGCCCATTATGTGTCTTTCAAAAGCGAGACTGAACATCTTACCCTGGCAGATAATAGCGTTTCGACGCTGAAATTCAGTTTGTCTGAAAAAGTAAATAGCCTTGATGAGGTTAAAGTTAAGTCGCACGCCAACCGCGAAAGCGATCAGGCAGCTAAAACTGCCGAACAGCGCGCACCACAACTAATCAATGCTGTATCAGCAAGAGCCATCGAAGTATCGCCGGATATTACCATAGCCAGTGTAACCCAGCGGGTATCGGGCGTATCGGTAGAGCGCAGCAACAACGGCGAGGCGCAATATGCTATTATACGCGGTATGGACCAGCGCTATTTATACACGCTGGTTAACGGTATTAAAATACCAAGCCCTGATAACAAGAACCGTTATGTACCGCTTGATATTTTCCCGGCTGATATTGTTCAGCGACTGGAAATCTCCAAGTCTTTAACCCCTGCAATGGAGGGCGATGCCATTGGTGGCGGTATTAACCTGGTATTAAAAGAAGCACCAGATGACTTTACCATTAATGCAAACGTAGGTACAGGCTTTGCCTCAAAGTTTTTTGATAACGGCTTTACCAAGTTTGATCGCTCGGCAAGCCTTAAAACTTCACCAAGGGTAGCCAATGGCAATAATTACACTGCTTCAATGGCAGATTTCCCTAACAATCCGTTCCATTACAGTAAGATCAATGTGCCGCTTGCTACTATCGCAGGTGTAACTGTTGGCGGACGTACAAGAGATAAGAAGCTTGGTGCTATTGTTGGTGTAAGCTACCAGAACAACTACCGCGAAACAGAAGGCGTTTTCTTTGGTACTGCAGTTAACCAGGCTACTAACGAGCCTAATGTAACCAGCATACAACGCCGTACTTATGCTATTCAACAGCAGCGTACAGGTATCATCAGTAAAGTTGATTATCATTTTAATGACGCCAACAGGATCTCATTAGATGCGGACCTGATCAATCTGAATCAGAATAGCTACCGTTTCCGTTCAGATACCAGCTTAGAGCTTGGCCGTGCGGGCATTGGTACCGGGCGTGTAACAGAGGATTACCGTAGCGACCGCACCGTGCAGAATATCTATAACTTAAACCTGCATGGCGATCACCGTGTGTCTGACGTGTTTGGCTTAAACTGGTCTGGTGTATATTCAAAAGCTACTTTAAACGAGCCTGACCGTGCAGAGGTGAACCTTACTACAGGCCGTACACCGCAGGCAGATGGTTCTGTATTGCAAGCCCCTTATTTGTTTGATGCCAACCAGGCACAGACCCGTGTGTTTGCCAAAAACTCTGACGAGGATAAAAGCGGGTACCTGAATATGATCTATTCGCCGATGATCTTCAACACTAAAGTTGAATTTACAGCGGGTGGTATGTACAGGGACAAAACACGCCACAGCACTTATGATGAATATGATCTGCGCCCTTCTGCCAGCAACACGGCACAGCAGTTTAATGGCAATATAGATAATAACACTTTCGATGTATTTAATACGCAGGGGACCGGAAGCGACGCTTTAAACTATGATTTT encodes the following:
- a CDS encoding THUMP domain-containing class I SAM-dependent RNA methyltransferase encodes the protein MQVFQTESKIIITCNKRLSPYLQQEVTELGFDIKRSFLTGVELYGTVNECITLNLNLRTASQVLYHLKSFTAKDPQELYDNLVQIAWEDLIDFAGYFSVTSNVNNEHIRTPLFANVKVKDAVADRLKEKKGIRPNSGPELNKTVIHLYWQDDRADIYIDTSGETLAKHSYRKIPGKAPMLEALAASTIMATGWDRKSTFINPMCGSGTLAIEAALLATDKSPGFFRMNYGFMHLLGYDEQIFFAERRTLKDKAVKELNFKIIATDISEDAVEISRKNARTAGVEHLIDFAVCDFADTQVPETPGVVMFNPEYGERLGTHTKLEATYKRIGDFLKQNCRGYKGYVFTGNPDLAKRVGLSAARRIEFYNGKLDCRLLEYELYDGSKRQPKTD
- a CDS encoding response regulator transcription factor, encoding MKKILLVEDDPNLGLLLQDYLQLKGKFDVVLCKDGDEGLKAFTKDTYELVILDVMMPKKDGFTLGKEIRKINQQIPIIFATAKAMIEDKTQAFSLGGDDYITKPFRIEELLLRINALLKRVAGSEVKEEPKQSFFEIGKYNFDYTQQMITTQDHQQKLSTKEAELLRLLCLHKNEVLTREEALLNIWHDDNYFNGRSMDVFLSKIRKYLKDDPEVEIINVHGRGYKLLVN
- a CDS encoding dipeptide epimerase; this translates as MKLTYQSYELELKHRFTIAKFSRTSTPLMLLQIEHEGHIGYGEASMVPYMGESVESATAFLTSVDVSRFTYPFNFDEIINYLDTIAPGQPAIKAAIDIALHDLDGKLHGKPCWQLLGSNPALMPVTSFTIGIDTPEVIIEKVKQAEACKVIKVKLGRDSDKELISTIRTVTDKPLYVDANQGWTDLQQSLEMTYWLQEQGVELIEQPMLKTDFDSNAWLTERSPVPIIADEACQRLADVPQVAGAYHGINIKLMKSAGMHEAHLMIQKARELGLKILIGCMSETSCATLAAAALAPQCDWADLDGPLLTSNNPFIMPGFADGKWQLSDAAGLGLQLL
- a CDS encoding TonB-dependent receptor encodes the protein MKRLYSLLILLSFLCTARAFAGGIIKGIIVDKKTGEPLIGATVTLEKESNHHKISTSVGLDGSFSFKNLAPGAYEVEAHYVSFKSETEHLTLADNSVSTLKFSLSEKVNSLDEVKVKSHANRESDQAAKTAEQRAPQLINAVSARAIEVSPDITIASVTQRVSGVSVERSNNGEAQYAIIRGMDQRYLYTLVNGIKIPSPDNKNRYVPLDIFPADIVQRLEISKSLTPAMEGDAIGGGINLVLKEAPDDFTINANVGTGFASKFFDNGFTKFDRSASLKTSPRVANGNNYTASMADFPNNPFHYSKINVPLATIAGVTVGGRTRDKKLGAIVGVSYQNNYRETEGVFFGTAVNQATNEPNVTSIQRRTYAIQQQRTGIISKVDYHFNDANRISLDADLINLNQNSYRFRSDTSLELGRAGIGTGRVTEDYRSDRTVQNIYNLNLHGDHRVSDVFGLNWSGVYSKATLNEPDRAEVNLTTGRTPQADGSVLQAPYLFDANQAQTRVFAKNSDEDKSGYLNMIYSPMIFNTKVEFTAGGMYRDKTRHSTYDEYDLRPSASNTAQQFNGNIDNNTFDVFNTQGTGSDALNYDFTEKIGAGYGQFRFNAGKLLAIGGLRYEHTDQSWKTGAPVTVAGTTGSIKYYDLLPSLNLKYSLEHNQDIRLSYYSAISRPNFYELVPHTAGDPDADYKEQGNPYLKRITAENFDLRYELFPKGSDQLLAGVFYKSIKNPIEYAIEPSGTDYVLKPENFGNAHNYGFELDFTKYVHNFGIRANYTYTDSKITTDKLEDYRDANGFLTHRTVSQTRSLQGQSKNIGNLSFLYRSGKQGFDAQISAVYTGARINTVSPYLDNDIWQTGYVSLDVSAEKRVVKHLYVYVKATNLLNTPYKLEIKRAYPATAQAVEYQEAGKNTFVRRDTYGQYYIAGLRYKL
- a CDS encoding RNA recognition motif domain-containing protein encodes the protein MNIFVGSLSYQLKEEDLRNLFEPYGEVSTAKLIIDRETGRSKGFGFVEIEDDEAAQKAIDGLNGTEVGGRTIAVSQAENRKSNDRPQRGGGGFGGGNRGGGGGFNRGGGGGYNRGGNSGGGGGYSRGDRY
- a CDS encoding sensor histidine kinase; this translates as MSKRSIVLITGLMGFALLGVMAMQLYFLRQSYVMQSALFDRSVNEVLNNVVDKVARVDAVNFLNEKARFNDEQELQKRNYRLIVKSIHKSTLDTPTGDNPEADSLTIRKKQTEREKHIAMLRDSLKHIIMRNKMDEELNNIAGSVNFRIRVDEFTDEFGIVHQRLTPEIVSIPQKQVMLKRPLKLNKYDTLTYQYTDPQFGRQTITIPQINPLWQREQDRKQKQRQIRQVKRMLATDSIENLKQGQGSQRSVIQSIAEEYQHTGKPLTKRIDSVWIDSVLHFELRNKGINLPFSYEVTTATNDSLIFQRALNTGEQPKFLPANTYETAIFNKEVVNDPGKIRITFPEKSSFLLSRMTYTMATSGALMFVLVLCFGYTIYSILRQKKISEMKTDFINNMTHEFKTPVSTIMIASEALRDEEIAQDKNRVSKLAGIIYEENARLGSHIERVLNIARIEKNDFKLEVRPVDVNEMVSTVLDSMELKLQKYNAETTMHLDSENAVVNADELHLSNVLYNLIDNALKYSKDAPKITISTLNRSGQLIIKVADEGIGMTRDQQAKIFEQFYRVPTGNLHDVKGFGLGLSYVSTIVKRLNGSITVRSEKDKGSEFELRFPLA
- a CDS encoding lipid-binding SYLF domain-containing protein; this encodes MRTFKLLAIPALLSVLFVLTSATKISTEQERIQKSTRVMHDFAQMKEGIPAELLKNAEGILIIPKMLNGGFVLAGKRGKGVALVKHESGWSNPVFVTLTGGSIGLQAGVQAVDLVLVFKHRAVLSKVENGDFTIGGDISAAAGPVGRSTSANTDYKLDAEVYSYSRSKGLFAGISINGANISIDKSAVKSYYGDNHDSKTVFESTKSPNADVTALKASIAAL
- a CDS encoding T9SS type A sorting domain-containing protein, with the protein product MNVKKITTMPGFELLFAVSIAAIFILPSTVFAQDTRNLEISIMNGDTVINGRNIKDMNSREREAALRDINKIKMPRNRLRLRKMEDPGLAPIDSVERSYVMGDRNIKQTTVDFFIERPDVITDTAIALAPGREHNRMRIRERRGMPMRRFLPRNMQKFTFENTDNNGVTTTVHYTVSEGRQAWRHEIDGEAKNADEKNELTLSNIRMLADFSSGKTTLMFDLPAKTLATAELTDSEGKVIFNEKVSGGLFNRSFALPLNGFYQLKVKQGGKTAVKEIYKEN
- a CDS encoding DUF3127 domain-containing protein → MDIKGKVHEVSATMQVTETLKKRELILEYIENPQYPEYIKFEAIQDRCNLLDNVREGDNVEVSFNLKGRPWTDRTGKKSYFNTLQLWKVNVIGGAGSAPAPEYAPPVDLSSAPDDDDLPF